A section of the Mycolicibacterium anyangense genome encodes:
- the kstD gene encoding 3-oxosteroid 1-dehydrogenase translates to MTAQEFDVVVVGSGAAGMVAALTAAHQGLSTVLVEKAAHFGGSTARSGGGVWIPNNEILKRAGVTDTKEAARTYLHTIIGDAVEPERIDTYLDRAPEMLSFVLKHTPLKLCWVPEYSDYYPEAPGGRPGGRSIEPKPFDAKKLGPDEKYLEPAYGKVPLNVVVMQQDYVRLNQLKRHPRGVLRSLKVGARTVWANARGKNLVGMGRALIAPLRIGLREAGVPVLLNTALTDLYVEDGVVRGIYVRDTTGPEAADPQLIRARRGVILGSGGFEHNEQMRIKYQRAPITTEWTVGAAANTGDGIVAAEKLGAALELMEDAWWGPTVPLVGAPWFALSERNSPGSIIVNLAGKRFMNESMPYVEACHHMYGGQYGQGSGPGENVPAWLVFDQQYRDRFIFAGLQPGQRIPKKWMESGVIVKADTLAELAEKTGLPADAFLATVERFNGFARSGVDEDFRRGESTYDRYYGDPTNKPNPNLGEIKHGPFYAAKMVPGDLGTKGGIRTDVRGRALRDDGSVIEGLYAAGNVSATVMGHTYPGPGGTIGPAMAFGYLAALDIARKG, encoded by the coding sequence ATGACAGCTCAGGAGTTCGACGTCGTCGTCGTCGGAAGCGGTGCGGCCGGCATGGTCGCCGCACTCACGGCGGCCCACCAGGGACTATCCACCGTCCTCGTGGAGAAGGCTGCCCACTTCGGCGGATCGACCGCACGATCCGGCGGTGGCGTCTGGATCCCGAACAACGAGATCCTCAAGCGGGCCGGAGTCACCGATACGAAGGAAGCCGCGCGCACCTATCTGCACACGATCATCGGTGACGCGGTCGAGCCAGAACGCATCGACACCTACCTCGATCGCGCGCCCGAGATGCTCTCGTTCGTGCTCAAGCACACGCCGCTGAAGTTGTGCTGGGTCCCGGAGTACTCCGACTACTACCCGGAGGCGCCCGGCGGCCGTCCCGGCGGCCGCTCGATCGAACCAAAGCCGTTCGACGCCAAGAAGCTTGGGCCCGACGAGAAATATCTGGAGCCGGCCTACGGCAAAGTGCCCCTCAATGTCGTTGTCATGCAGCAGGATTACGTGCGCCTCAACCAACTCAAGCGCCATCCGCGGGGTGTGCTGCGCAGCCTGAAGGTCGGCGCCCGGACCGTGTGGGCCAATGCACGCGGAAAGAACCTCGTAGGTATGGGCCGGGCCTTGATCGCGCCCTTGCGCATCGGCTTGCGGGAGGCCGGGGTGCCGGTGCTGCTGAACACCGCGTTGACCGATCTCTACGTCGAGGACGGCGTGGTCCGCGGCATCTATGTGCGCGACACAACCGGCCCCGAAGCCGCTGACCCGCAGCTGATCCGGGCACGCCGCGGCGTGATCCTGGGCTCTGGCGGTTTTGAGCACAACGAGCAGATGCGGATCAAGTACCAGCGCGCGCCGATCACCACGGAGTGGACGGTCGGCGCGGCGGCCAACACCGGCGACGGTATCGTCGCCGCCGAGAAGCTCGGTGCCGCTCTGGAACTGATGGAGGACGCCTGGTGGGGTCCGACGGTGCCGCTGGTCGGCGCACCGTGGTTCGCCCTCTCCGAGCGCAACTCCCCCGGATCGATCATCGTGAACCTGGCCGGCAAGCGATTCATGAACGAGTCGATGCCCTATGTCGAGGCCTGCCACCACATGTACGGCGGCCAGTACGGCCAGGGCTCCGGCCCCGGCGAGAACGTTCCCGCGTGGCTGGTCTTCGACCAGCAGTACCGCGACCGGTTCATCTTCGCCGGACTGCAACCGGGACAGCGCATTCCGAAGAAGTGGATGGAGTCCGGGGTGATCGTCAAGGCCGACACCCTGGCCGAGCTGGCCGAGAAGACCGGCCTTCCTGCTGACGCCTTCCTCGCAACCGTCGAACGCTTCAACGGCTTCGCCCGCTCGGGTGTCGACGAGGACTTCCGTCGCGGCGAGAGCACCTACGACCGCTATTACGGCGACCCTACCAACAAGCCCAACCCGAACCTCGGCGAGATCAAGCACGGACCGTTCTACGCGGCCAAGATGGTGCCGGGTGATCTGGGGACCAAGGGCGGTATCCGCACCGACGTGCGCGGCCGTGCCTTGCGCGACGACGGCTCGGTCATCGAAGGTCTCTATGCCGCCGGTAACGTGAGCGCCACCGTGATGGGGCACACCTATCCCGGACCCGGCGGCACCATCGGTCCAGCGATGGCCTTCGGCTACCTGGCCGCCCTGGACATCGCACGGAAGGGCTGA
- a CDS encoding acetaldehyde dehydrogenase (acetylating) produces the protein MGQKSSVAIVGSGNISTDLLYKLLRSEWLEPRWMIGIDPESEGLARARKLGLETSHEGVDWLLAQSEKPDLVFEATSAYVHRAAAPRYEEAGIRAIDLTPAAVGPGVIPPANLRAHLDAPNVNMVTCGGQATIPMVYAVSRVVDVPYAEIVASVSSASAGPGTRANIDEFTKTTSAGVEVIGGAKRGKAIIILNPADPPMIMRDTIFCAIPEDADRDAITASIKEVVAEVQTYVPGYRLLNEPQFDEPSVVNGGNFVVTTFVEVEGAGDYLPPYAGNLDIMTAAATKVGEEIAKEAAAVAGGTR, from the coding sequence GTGGGCCAGAAGAGCTCAGTCGCCATCGTCGGGTCGGGCAACATCAGCACCGACCTGCTGTACAAGCTCCTTCGTTCGGAGTGGCTCGAGCCGCGCTGGATGATCGGCATCGATCCCGAGAGTGAGGGTCTGGCCCGGGCACGCAAACTCGGACTGGAGACCAGCCACGAGGGAGTGGACTGGCTGCTGGCGCAGTCGGAGAAGCCGGACCTGGTCTTCGAAGCCACCTCGGCCTACGTGCATCGGGCCGCTGCGCCGCGCTACGAGGAAGCCGGTATCCGCGCGATCGATCTGACCCCGGCCGCAGTCGGCCCCGGTGTCATCCCGCCGGCCAACCTGCGCGCGCACCTCGATGCTCCGAACGTCAACATGGTCACCTGCGGTGGCCAGGCGACGATCCCGATGGTCTACGCGGTGAGCCGCGTCGTGGATGTGCCCTACGCGGAGATCGTGGCGTCGGTGTCGTCGGCGTCGGCTGGTCCCGGCACGCGGGCCAACATCGACGAGTTCACCAAGACCACCAGTGCGGGTGTCGAGGTCATCGGTGGCGCCAAGCGCGGCAAGGCGATCATCATCCTGAATCCGGCGGACCCGCCGATGATCATGCGCGACACCATCTTCTGCGCGATCCCCGAGGACGCCGACCGCGATGCCATCACCGCGTCGATCAAGGAGGTGGTGGCCGAGGTGCAGACCTACGTCCCCGGTTACCGCTTGCTCAACGAACCGCAGTTCGACGAGCCGTCGGTGGTCAACGGCGGCAACTTCGTCGTCACCACCTTCGTGGAGGTCGAGGGCGCGGGTGACTATCTCCCGCCATATGCGGGAAACCTGGACATCATGACCGCCGCCGCGACCAAGGTGGGCGAGGAAATCGCCAAAGAGGCTGCGGCCGTAGCAGGAGGCACACGATGA
- a CDS encoding 2-keto-4-pentenoate hydratase produces the protein MLSVATRAELAAELAEAERSRVPLTPLTANHPDIDVVDAYEIQLINIRQRVAEGARVVGHKVGLSSEAMQKMMGVDEPDYGHLLADMEVFEDVPVPAGRFLYPRVEVEVGFILADDLPGEGCTEDDVLAATAAFAPSIELIDTRIKDWKIALCDTIADNASSAGFVLGKERVSPKDVDIQGIDAVLTRNGEVVAEGRSDAVLGNPVTAVAWLARKVDSFGVRLKAGDIVLPGSCTRAIDCRPGDQFVADFAGLGSVRLSFE, from the coding sequence ATGCTCAGTGTCGCCACCCGCGCGGAACTTGCCGCCGAGCTCGCAGAGGCAGAGCGCAGCCGCGTGCCGTTGACGCCCCTGACCGCCAATCACCCCGACATCGACGTCGTCGACGCCTACGAGATCCAGCTCATCAACATCCGCCAGCGAGTCGCCGAGGGCGCCCGGGTGGTCGGCCACAAGGTGGGGCTGTCCTCGGAGGCGATGCAGAAGATGATGGGAGTCGACGAGCCGGATTACGGTCATCTGCTCGCCGACATGGAGGTCTTCGAGGACGTGCCGGTTCCCGCCGGGCGGTTCCTGTACCCCCGGGTCGAGGTCGAGGTCGGCTTCATCCTCGCCGACGATCTGCCGGGTGAGGGCTGCACGGAGGACGACGTGCTGGCCGCCACCGCTGCCTTCGCCCCGTCGATCGAGCTGATCGACACCCGCATCAAGGACTGGAAGATCGCGCTATGCGACACCATCGCCGACAACGCGTCGTCGGCCGGGTTCGTCCTCGGCAAGGAGCGGGTCTCGCCCAAGGACGTGGATATTCAGGGCATCGACGCGGTACTGACCCGCAACGGCGAGGTGGTGGCCGAGGGGCGCAGTGACGCCGTCCTGGGCAACCCGGTCACCGCGGTGGCGTGGCTGGCGCGCAAGGTCGACAGTTTCGGCGTCCGTCTCAAGGCCGGCGACATCGTCCTGCCGGGGTCGTGCACGCGGGCCATCGACTGCCGACCTGGTGACCAGTTCGTCGCCGACTTCGCCGGTCTGGGTTCAGTCCGGCTGTCATTCGAGTAA